The Choristoneura fumiferana unplaced genomic scaffold, NRCan_CFum_1 Sck3bRy_345;HRSCAF=580_pilon, whole genome shotgun sequence genome has a segment encoding these proteins:
- the LOC141445085 gene encoding uncharacterized protein isoform X1 — translation MEVKGLRNAASHEDDKTMDLESRIEALAEQNRELSEALENERTLVKLLREKVDKSNRLYDESKVEVNHLNSMVTDMQHDYMDMQRKFDKEKREKDEALLRNAHMSQTIEMSQCDVRYQEAELAELKAKIAELESLIAQHKEVNCRATVSPAVPN, via the exons ATGGAAGTGAAGGGACTCCGGAACGCAGCCAGCCACGAGGAC GATAAGACCATGGACTTAGAAAGCCGTATCGAAGCCTTGGCCGAGCAAAATCGAGAGCTGAGCGAAGCGCTAGAGAACGAACGGACACTAGTCAAGCTCCTGAGGGAAAAGGTCGACAAGTCGAATCGACTTTACGACGAGTCCAAAGTCGAAGTGAACCATCTCAATTCTATGGTGACTGACATGCAACACGACTATATGGACATGCAAAGGAAATTTGATAA AGAAAAACGCGAGAAAGACGAGGCACTCCTGCGCAACGCGCACATGTCACAGACGATCGAGATGAGTCAGTGCGACGTGCGCTACCAAGAGGCGGAGTTGGCCGAGCTCAAGGCGAAGATTGCCGAACTCGAGTCGCTCATAGCGCAGCATAAAGAGGTAAATTGCAGGGCTACAGTCTCTCCAGCAGTGCCAAATTGA
- the LOC141445085 gene encoding uncharacterized protein isoform X2, translating to MDLESRIEALAEQNRELSEALENERTLVKLLREKVDKSNRLYDESKVEVNHLNSMVTDMQHDYMDMQRKFDKEKREKDEALLRNAHMSQTIEMSQCDVRYQEAELAELKAKIAELESLIAQHKEVNCRATVSPAVPN from the exons ATGGACTTAGAAAGCCGTATCGAAGCCTTGGCCGAGCAAAATCGAGAGCTGAGCGAAGCGCTAGAGAACGAACGGACACTAGTCAAGCTCCTGAGGGAAAAGGTCGACAAGTCGAATCGACTTTACGACGAGTCCAAAGTCGAAGTGAACCATCTCAATTCTATGGTGACTGACATGCAACACGACTATATGGACATGCAAAGGAAATTTGATAA AGAAAAACGCGAGAAAGACGAGGCACTCCTGCGCAACGCGCACATGTCACAGACGATCGAGATGAGTCAGTGCGACGTGCGCTACCAAGAGGCGGAGTTGGCCGAGCTCAAGGCGAAGATTGCCGAACTCGAGTCGCTCATAGCGCAGCATAAAGAGGTAAATTGCAGGGCTACAGTCTCTCCAGCAGTGCCAAATTGA